The genomic interval TATTGTGGTTTCGCCTTTGATTTCGCTGATGAAGGATCAGGTGGATGCTCTGACCGTTAACGGGGTGCGAGCCGCCTATTATAACTCCTCCATGTCCGGAGACGAGTCGCGCCAGGTTTTGGCCCGGCTCCATGGTGGCAGCCTTGATCTTCTCTATGTGTCGCCGGAAAGGCTGATGTCTGAATCATTTATGGACCGC from Desulfobulbaceae bacterium carries:
- a CDS encoding DEAD/DEAH box helicase, encoding MKPIETLKSIFGYSSFRPYQEEIIEEIIAGNDLFVLMPTGGGKSLCYQLPALHRPGVAIVVSPLISLMKDQVDALTVNGVRAAYYNSSMSGDESRQVLARLHGGSLDLLYVSPERLMSESFMDR